In a genomic window of Agrobacterium tumefaciens:
- a CDS encoding NAD(P)-dependent alcohol dehydrogenase, with protein MSQDTSQRLQIQAAVLRQPGQPLHIETASLEEPRANEVLVRLVASGVCHTDMVVRDQYFTTPIPMILGHEGSGVVERVGSDVTTVVPGDHVVLTYMSCGLCAPCATGHPAHCEHMTLLNFGGARMDGSCSSCDAHGGELHDHFFGQSSFATHAIASERNVVKVRKDVPLELLGPLGCGIQTGSGAVLNALKVHGGSAFAAFGTGAVGLAALMAARVAGATTIIAVDVNPDRLVLALELGATHAINSRETNPVEEIRRITSGGADFTLECSGRAEVLRQAIDSLATLGTCGIVGATREGTEASFNVNEVMIPGRRIMGIVQGDVVSRTFIPELIELYRQGRFPFDRLVKFYRFDELNQAMADSESCITIKPIVRFDEAA; from the coding sequence TTGTCCCAAGATACATCTCAACGCCTGCAGATACAGGCAGCAGTTCTCCGGCAACCGGGACAACCGCTGCATATCGAAACCGCCTCGCTGGAAGAGCCCCGGGCAAACGAGGTCCTGGTTCGACTTGTCGCCAGCGGCGTTTGCCACACAGACATGGTCGTGCGCGATCAATACTTTACAACGCCCATACCTATGATCCTCGGCCATGAAGGGTCGGGCGTGGTCGAGCGGGTCGGCAGCGACGTGACCACCGTTGTGCCGGGCGACCATGTGGTGCTGACCTACATGTCCTGCGGCCTGTGTGCTCCCTGCGCTACAGGCCATCCCGCCCATTGCGAGCATATGACCCTTCTCAACTTCGGCGGCGCGCGCATGGATGGGAGCTGCTCGTCATGCGACGCCCATGGCGGGGAGTTGCACGATCACTTCTTCGGACAATCCTCCTTCGCCACCCATGCGATTGCCAGCGAACGCAACGTGGTGAAGGTTCGCAAAGATGTTCCGCTGGAACTACTCGGCCCCCTCGGCTGCGGCATCCAAACTGGCTCGGGCGCGGTGCTCAATGCGCTGAAGGTCCATGGGGGCTCCGCCTTCGCGGCCTTCGGAACCGGTGCGGTCGGCCTTGCGGCCCTGATGGCGGCCCGTGTGGCCGGGGCGACGACGATCATCGCGGTCGACGTCAACCCCGATCGGCTCGTGCTCGCGCTGGAACTCGGCGCGACGCACGCGATCAACAGCCGCGAAACGAATCCCGTCGAGGAAATTCGCCGCATCACGTCTGGCGGCGCCGACTTCACCCTTGAATGCAGCGGCCGCGCCGAGGTACTGCGCCAGGCGATCGACAGCCTCGCAACGCTTGGGACCTGCGGCATCGTCGGCGCCACGCGCGAAGGCACCGAGGCCAGCTTCAACGTCAATGAGGTGATGATCCCCGGCCGCCGCATCATGGGGATCGTGCAGGGCGACGTGGTCTCGCGCACCTTCATCCCGGAACTGATCGAGCTCTACCGGCAAGGCCGGTTCCCGTTCGACCGTCTGGTCAAGTTCTACCGTTTTGACGAGCTGAACCAGGCCATGGCCGACAGCGAAAGCTGTATCACCATCAAACCGATCGTGCGTTTCGACGAAGCCGCCTGA
- a CDS encoding aldehyde dehydrogenase, whose product MKTELIIDNIPRPAENGATFERRHPVSQEVVTTGAAASVNDAIAAAESAARAFASWSATGPSTRRAILLKAADILEQKLPEFCEVMAAEVGSSELWARFNVLGSAALFREAAGLATQIQGETLPTDKPGTLSLTIRQAAGVVLSIAPWNGPILLGARAMAYPIVCGNPVIFKASENSPRTHALLASSLYEAGLPAGVLNFITIAPKDSGPVTEVLIAHPAVRRVNFTGSTRVGRVIAETSARYLKRCLLELGGKAPFVVLDDADLDGAVNAAVFGAFLYQGQICMSTERFVVDEKIADAFVARFAERAKALVAKDPMQASDSVVGPILNAASGERINAMLQDAVDKGAVIAAGGKANGAMMDATIVDHVKPGMTIYGEETFGPITTVVRVRDIEEAVRVANDTDYGLSAAVFSNNINRAISAATRIQAGCVHVNGATVQNEAQAPYGGMKNSGYGRFDGRAVIEEFTEIKWVTLEDPAQAYPF is encoded by the coding sequence ATGAAGACCGAACTCATCATCGACAATATTCCTCGCCCGGCAGAAAATGGGGCCACGTTTGAGCGACGTCATCCCGTCAGCCAGGAGGTGGTGACCACAGGCGCCGCGGCATCGGTGAACGACGCAATTGCCGCCGCCGAATCCGCTGCGCGGGCTTTCGCCTCGTGGTCGGCCACCGGTCCCTCGACCCGGCGTGCCATCCTGCTCAAGGCGGCAGATATCCTCGAGCAGAAGCTGCCCGAGTTCTGCGAGGTCATGGCTGCCGAGGTCGGCTCTTCGGAGCTGTGGGCGCGTTTCAACGTTTTGGGCTCGGCCGCTCTGTTTCGTGAGGCCGCCGGTCTGGCAACCCAGATCCAAGGCGAGACCCTCCCGACTGACAAGCCCGGTACGCTCTCGCTGACGATCCGCCAGGCTGCTGGTGTGGTTTTAAGCATCGCCCCCTGGAACGGACCGATCCTGCTTGGCGCCCGCGCCATGGCCTATCCGATCGTTTGCGGAAACCCGGTGATCTTCAAAGCGTCAGAGAACAGCCCGCGCACCCACGCCCTGCTGGCGTCGTCGCTCTATGAGGCAGGCCTGCCGGCCGGCGTTCTGAACTTCATCACGATCGCGCCCAAGGATTCCGGTCCGGTGACAGAGGTCCTGATTGCCCATCCCGCCGTGCGCCGCGTCAACTTCACTGGCTCGACCCGAGTCGGACGCGTCATCGCCGAAACCTCGGCCCGCTATCTGAAGCGCTGCCTGCTCGAACTCGGCGGCAAAGCGCCGTTCGTCGTCCTCGACGATGCCGACCTCGATGGCGCGGTCAATGCCGCCGTATTCGGTGCGTTCCTCTACCAGGGCCAGATTTGCATGTCGACGGAACGCTTCGTCGTCGACGAGAAGATTGCCGACGCCTTCGTGGCGCGTTTCGCCGAGCGCGCCAAGGCGCTTGTGGCGAAAGACCCGATGCAGGCGAGCGACAGCGTCGTCGGCCCGATCCTGAATGCAGCTTCGGGTGAGCGGATCAACGCCATGCTGCAGGATGCCGTGGACAAGGGTGCGGTGATCGCGGCCGGAGGCAAGGCCAACGGCGCGATGATGGACGCGACCATCGTCGATCACGTCAAGCCCGGCATGACCATCTACGGTGAGGAGACCTTCGGCCCCATCACCACGGTCGTGCGCGTGCGCGACATCGAAGAGGCCGTGCGTGTCGCCAACGACACGGACTATGGCTTGTCGGCCGCTGTGTTCAGCAACAACATCAACCGAGCGATCTCGGCCGCCACGCGCATCCAGGCCGGTTGCGTGCATGTCAATGGCGCGACTGTCCAGAACGAGGCGCAGGCCCCCTATGGCGGCATGAAGAACAGCGGTTATGGCCGCTTCGACGGTCGGGCCGTCATCGAGGAGTTCACCGAGATCAAGTGGGTGACACTGGAAGACCCGGCCCAGGCCTATCCGTTTTGA
- a CDS encoding DoxX family protein produces the protein MIDNRTAPYAALVLRIALGILFLAHAGLKIFVFTPAGTAGFFGSLGLPGWLAYVTILWEVLGALALILGVVPRLVAIGMIPVLLGAIFTVHGAAGFFFNNPNGGWEFPAFWIVGLVVLALIGDGPFALKPTPAGAKKA, from the coding sequence ATGATTGACAATCGTACTGCTCCTTATGCTGCTCTTGTCCTGCGTATTGCGCTTGGCATCCTGTTCCTCGCCCATGCGGGCCTCAAGATCTTCGTGTTCACGCCTGCCGGTACGGCGGGCTTCTTCGGCTCGCTCGGCCTGCCGGGCTGGCTCGCCTATGTCACCATCCTGTGGGAAGTTCTGGGCGCGCTTGCCCTGATCCTCGGCGTGGTGCCGCGCCTCGTCGCCATCGGCATGATCCCGGTCCTGCTCGGTGCCATCTTTACCGTCCACGGCGCCGCCGGCTTCTTCTTCAACAACCCGAATGGCGGCTGGGAATTCCCCGCCTTCTGGATCGTCGGCCTTGTCGTGCTCGCCCTCATCGGCGACGGCCCCTTTGCGCTCAAGCCCACGCCGGCTGGCGCCAAAAAGGCTTGA
- a CDS encoding LysR family transcriptional regulator — protein sequence MSIDLKRLRYFVTVARLGSFTRAAEVLGMAQPPLSQRIQELEAEVGSLLLDRAARPLELTTAGRLLYEQSSQILQRTEAMMASMRRLQSDQRPVFRLGMVPTNFHGNLAGIIRDYRRALPGVEVRIAEMNSIEQAEALREGRIDAGISRVEIAAPGVRRIVLRNEPMVAALPVDHPLATIEEAMPLASLKDEPFIVYTSNPRPSLADHVLAQFAERDIALSRIVEVGQYDTALIMIAAGEGVSIVPASARLVGSVGVAYRPLAEHITTPIVLCYREDDTTPELQAFHLVVSEFFAERRLPIPALMEPVSAGP from the coding sequence ATGTCAATCGACCTGAAACGCCTTCGCTATTTCGTAACAGTCGCCCGCCTCGGAAGCTTTACCCGCGCGGCCGAAGTCCTGGGCATGGCGCAACCGCCGTTGAGCCAGCGCATCCAGGAACTCGAGGCGGAGGTCGGCTCGCTTCTGCTGGACCGCGCCGCCCGGCCGCTGGAACTGACGACCGCTGGGCGTCTGCTTTACGAGCAGTCATCCCAGATCCTGCAGCGTACCGAGGCAATGATGGCGTCGATGCGCCGCTTGCAGAGCGATCAGCGTCCGGTGTTTCGCCTTGGTATGGTGCCAACAAACTTCCACGGCAATCTGGCCGGCATCATCCGGGATTATCGGCGGGCGCTTCCAGGCGTCGAGGTACGCATCGCAGAGATGAACAGCATCGAGCAGGCCGAAGCGCTGCGCGAGGGACGCATCGATGCCGGGATCAGCCGCGTCGAAATCGCCGCGCCCGGTGTTCGCCGGATCGTGCTCCGCAACGAACCGATGGTCGCCGCACTACCGGTCGATCATCCGCTGGCGACGATCGAGGAAGCGATGCCGCTGGCCTCGCTGAAGGACGAACCCTTCATTGTCTACACCAGCAATCCGCGCCCCAGCCTCGCCGACCATGTGCTCGCGCAATTTGCCGAGCGCGACATTGCGCTTTCGAGGATCGTCGAGGTCGGTCAGTATGACACCGCACTGATCATGATCGCCGCGGGCGAGGGGGTGTCAATCGTCCCGGCCTCCGCCCGCCTTGTCGGCTCCGTGGGCGTGGCCTATCGGCCGCTCGCGGAGCATATCACCACGCCCATCGTTCTTTGCTATCGCGAGGACGACACAACGCCCGAGCTACAAGCGTTTCATCTCGTCGTGTCGGAATTTTTTGCGGAACGCCGGCTCCCTATCCCCGCCTTAATGGAGCCGGTGTCAGCGGGACCCTGA